Proteins encoded within one genomic window of Nitrospina gracilis 3/211:
- the pbpC gene encoding penicillin-binding protein 1C → MRWRERSLRFKFFISGTLVAMVGALSLFVATATSISPVEKTFLSVQTKTQERQQVTDRYGAPLRVTYQTRWNTHDTVPLHAIPDFLKRALIVSEDKRFYEHTGIDWLARLHAVWQNVKALGRVRGASTLTEQVVRILHPRPRTVWSRWMEGFEAQRLETALSKSDILELYLNQVPYASQRRGVAQAAHYYFNRDLDTLTQKEMLALVVLVRAPSRFDLYRDPRTVNTAIGRLARTLHEQGVLTDAEAKRIHTEIFKLEPPSLPVGATHFVRHVTAQSAQQWQPSLRTTLNGTLQSTLQTLLDQRLAQLTRRSVRHGAVLVADHTTGEILAWVVAGEPDESVPGSFIDTVTTPRQPGSSLKPFVYALALENGWTAATQILDAPLAESVGTGLHAYRNYSRNFYGPVTLRNALGNSLNIPAVRAAKFVGVENYHRFLQTLGFTTLDEHPDFYGDGLALGNGEVTLYELVQAYSALAHGGVWRPLTPWMNDPAPREEMRVVSGPVASLIANILSDPEARRLEFGAGSVLNLPVQTAVKTGTSTDYRDAWAVGFNDRYTVGVWMGNLDQNPMEDVTGSTGPALLLRSVFAELNRHRETRPLYIDPRLVQRDLCREPQNGVINVSLDDESACRWVTEWFVPGTEPQDVTMRPYRDREVKWVKPVWGLRMAMDPRIPDEHEAFEFAIQGVEDTDTVEWNLNGTPLAVTEGGKYLWNLERGRQHLTATIHKPTQPTPQTLHVVFYVK, encoded by the coding sequence ATGCGCTGGCGCGAACGCTCACTGCGTTTTAAATTTTTCATAAGTGGCACTCTCGTTGCGATGGTTGGCGCGCTGTCATTGTTTGTCGCCACGGCGACTTCGATCTCGCCCGTTGAGAAAACCTTTCTTTCCGTTCAGACAAAAACGCAGGAGCGCCAGCAGGTGACCGACCGCTATGGCGCGCCGCTTCGCGTCACCTACCAGACACGCTGGAACACGCACGACACCGTGCCGCTTCACGCCATACCGGATTTTCTGAAACGCGCCCTCATCGTCTCCGAGGACAAACGGTTTTACGAGCACACGGGCATCGACTGGCTGGCGCGGTTGCATGCCGTGTGGCAGAACGTGAAGGCGCTCGGCAGGGTGCGTGGAGCCAGCACGCTCACCGAGCAGGTGGTGCGCATCCTGCATCCCCGGCCGCGCACAGTTTGGTCGCGCTGGATGGAAGGATTCGAAGCGCAACGTTTGGAAACCGCGCTCAGCAAGTCCGACATCCTCGAGCTGTATCTCAACCAGGTTCCCTACGCGTCGCAACGGCGCGGCGTGGCGCAAGCGGCGCATTATTATTTCAACCGCGATCTCGACACCCTGACGCAAAAAGAAATGCTGGCGCTGGTGGTGCTGGTGCGCGCACCGTCGCGATTCGACCTCTACCGCGACCCGCGAACGGTGAATACCGCCATTGGACGACTCGCCCGCACATTGCACGAACAAGGGGTGCTGACCGATGCGGAAGCCAAACGGATTCACACTGAGATTTTCAAGCTCGAACCGCCGTCACTTCCGGTTGGAGCGACCCATTTCGTGCGGCACGTCACGGCGCAGTCCGCACAGCAATGGCAACCCAGCCTGCGCACCACGCTGAACGGTACGTTACAATCGACCCTGCAAACCCTGCTCGACCAGAGGCTGGCGCAGTTGACGCGCCGGTCGGTGCGACACGGCGCGGTGCTGGTGGCCGACCACACCACGGGCGAGATCCTCGCGTGGGTGGTGGCGGGCGAACCGGATGAATCCGTGCCAGGCAGTTTCATCGATACCGTCACCACGCCACGCCAGCCGGGATCATCTTTAAAACCGTTCGTGTACGCGCTGGCGCTGGAGAACGGCTGGACGGCGGCGACACAAATCCTCGACGCGCCGCTGGCGGAGTCGGTGGGCACGGGCCTGCACGCCTACCGAAACTACAGCCGCAATTTTTACGGGCCCGTGACACTGCGCAACGCGCTCGGCAACTCGCTCAACATCCCCGCCGTGCGCGCGGCGAAATTCGTCGGCGTTGAAAACTACCACCGCTTTCTGCAGACGCTCGGCTTCACCACCCTCGACGAGCATCCGGATTTTTACGGCGACGGGCTGGCGCTGGGCAATGGAGAAGTGACGCTGTACGAACTGGTGCAGGCGTACTCGGCTCTGGCGCATGGCGGGGTGTGGCGTCCGTTGACGCCGTGGATGAACGACCCCGCGCCGCGTGAAGAGATGCGTGTGGTATCGGGTCCGGTGGCATCGCTCATCGCAAACATTTTATCCGACCCCGAAGCGCGACGGCTGGAGTTCGGCGCGGGAAGCGTGCTGAACCTGCCGGTGCAGACAGCGGTGAAGACAGGCACCTCCACCGATTACCGCGACGCGTGGGCGGTGGGCTTCAACGACCGCTACACCGTCGGCGTGTGGATGGGCAACCTCGACCAGAACCCGATGGAAGACGTGACGGGCTCGACAGGTCCGGCGCTCCTGCTGCGCTCCGTGTTCGCCGAGCTCAACCGGCATAGAGAAACGCGGCCGCTTTACATAGACCCGCGGCTGGTGCAACGCGACCTGTGCCGCGAGCCACAGAACGGAGTCATCAACGTGTCTTTGGATGATGAATCCGCTTGCAGGTGGGTGACGGAATGGTTCGTGCCGGGCACCGAACCGCAGGATGTGACGATGCGCCCCTACCGCGACCGCGAGGTGAAATGGGTGAAACCTGTGTGGGGATTGAGGATGGCGATGGACCCGCGGATTCCGGACGAACACGAAGCGTTCGAGTTCGCCATCCAGGGCGTCGAAGACACCGACACGGTGGAATGGAATTTAAACGGCACGCCGCTCGCGGTCACGGAAGGCGGAAAGTATTTATGGAACCTTGAGCGCGGACGGCAACACCTCACCGCCACCATCCACAAACCCACCCAGCCCACACCGCAAACACTTCACGTTGTTTTTTATGTGAAGTGA
- a CDS encoding aminotransferase class V-fold PLP-dependent enzyme, which translates to MNWDQWRDAFPVTKNRIFLDHAKVAPLPERVQERVAAFLKDACEHGTANYPKWMAETDRVRARFAELINADEGEVAFVKNTSEGISIVANGIDWKAGDNVVIPNIEFPANVYPWMNLKRLGVEVRWVKSVRGRVPFEQIAAQVNNRTRVVSVSSVECNSGFRNDLGKIGAFCKEKGIYFCVDAIQSLGVLPMDVKRDHIDFLAADGHKWLLSVEGLGGFYISKRVLENIYPAVVGWDSVVNANDYLNYDFTFRPGARRYEEGSFNVMSIFAFGAALDILLEVGIENIEQRVKGLGDVIMDRVKQRGGKIVNSTEPGERSGIVSFTLNCDLEKLKTYLADTNVSLTIRDGLIRLSPHFYNNESDIDLCFENIDAFLKK; encoded by the coding sequence ATGAATTGGGATCAATGGCGTGACGCATTTCCCGTCACAAAGAACCGCATCTTCCTCGACCACGCGAAAGTCGCGCCCCTGCCGGAGCGCGTGCAGGAACGCGTCGCCGCCTTCCTCAAAGACGCCTGCGAGCACGGCACCGCAAACTATCCGAAATGGATGGCGGAAACCGACCGCGTCCGCGCCCGCTTTGCGGAACTCATCAACGCCGACGAAGGCGAGGTTGCGTTCGTCAAGAACACGTCGGAAGGTATCTCCATCGTCGCCAACGGCATCGACTGGAAAGCAGGCGACAACGTCGTCATCCCCAACATCGAATTCCCCGCCAACGTCTATCCTTGGATGAATTTGAAACGCCTCGGTGTCGAGGTGCGCTGGGTGAAGTCCGTCCGCGGCCGCGTGCCGTTCGAGCAGATCGCGGCGCAGGTGAACAACCGCACGCGCGTCGTCTCGGTGTCGTCGGTCGAATGCAACAGCGGATTCCGCAACGACCTGGGTAAAATCGGCGCGTTCTGCAAGGAGAAGGGCATCTATTTCTGTGTCGATGCGATTCAGTCGCTCGGCGTTCTGCCGATGGATGTGAAACGCGACCACATCGACTTCCTCGCCGCCGACGGCCACAAGTGGTTGTTGAGCGTCGAAGGCCTGGGCGGGTTTTACATCTCGAAGCGCGTGCTGGAGAATATTTATCCGGCGGTGGTGGGATGGGACAGCGTTGTCAACGCCAATGACTATTTGAACTACGACTTCACCTTCCGTCCCGGCGCGCGGCGCTACGAGGAAGGCAGCTTCAACGTGATGAGCATCTTCGCCTTCGGCGCGGCGCTGGATATTTTGCTGGAGGTGGGGATTGAGAACATCGAACAACGGGTGAAGGGTCTGGGCGACGTCATCATGGATCGCGTCAAGCAGCGGGGCGGCAAGATCGTCAACTCAACCGAGCCCGGCGAGCGCTCCGGCATCGTGTCGTTCACCTTGAATTGCGATCTGGAAAAACTGAAAACCTACCTTGCGGATACCAACGTGTCGCTCACCATCCGCGACGGACTCATCCGCCTCTCCCCACACTTCTACAACAACGAATCGGACATCGACCTCTGCTTCGAAAATATCGACGCATTTTTGAAGAAGTGA
- the dinB gene encoding DNA polymerase IV translates to MTPTILHIDMDAFFVSVEEVLDPSLKGKAVIVGGSPEGRGVVAAASYEARRFGVHSAMPIARARKLCPHAIFLRGAHKRYSEFSARVFAILEHYSPLVEPMSLDEAYLDLTGCERLHGPAVATAQRMHDEIRDTVGINASIGIAANKLMAKVASEFAKPNGCFRVLPDQAARFLAPFPVGTLPGIGPKGVQQFRRLGVRTVRDLAALPLEFLEEVFGEWGAQLHDKARGISHSPVQPREESKSISRETTLEEDSTDPQYLESVLSYLLEKAAGQLRGEGLRARCVTLKLRYSDFKTVTRSRTLTVPACEDHILFATVVDLFRKLFTRRTRVRLIGVGLTSLTREALQQMDLFDTPARSAGRETLYAGIDRIRTKYGFRSILRATSHNEE, encoded by the coding sequence ATGACCCCCACCATCCTGCACATCGACATGGACGCCTTCTTCGTTTCCGTTGAGGAAGTGCTCGACCCGTCGCTCAAGGGCAAGGCGGTGATCGTCGGCGGCAGTCCGGAAGGCCGTGGCGTGGTGGCCGCTGCCTCGTACGAGGCGCGCAGGTTCGGCGTGCACTCCGCCATGCCCATCGCCCGCGCGCGCAAACTGTGCCCGCACGCCATTTTTTTACGCGGCGCGCACAAACGCTACAGCGAGTTCTCGGCGCGCGTCTTCGCCATCCTCGAACACTACTCGCCGCTGGTCGAACCCATGTCGCTGGATGAAGCGTACCTCGACCTCACCGGGTGCGAGCGACTGCACGGCCCCGCCGTCGCCACCGCCCAGCGCATGCACGATGAAATCCGCGACACCGTCGGCATCAACGCTTCAATCGGCATCGCCGCCAACAAGCTGATGGCGAAGGTGGCGTCGGAATTTGCCAAGCCCAACGGCTGTTTCCGCGTGCTTCCGGACCAGGCGGCGCGCTTCCTCGCGCCGTTTCCCGTAGGCACCCTGCCGGGCATCGGACCCAAAGGCGTGCAGCAGTTCCGCCGCCTGGGTGTCCGCACCGTGCGCGATCTCGCAGCACTGCCGCTTGAGTTTTTAGAAGAGGTGTTCGGCGAATGGGGAGCGCAGTTGCACGACAAGGCGCGCGGCATCAGTCATTCGCCCGTCCAGCCGCGCGAAGAATCGAAATCGATCAGCCGCGAAACCACGTTGGAAGAGGACTCCACCGATCCGCAGTATCTGGAATCGGTCCTGAGTTACCTGCTGGAAAAAGCCGCTGGCCAGCTGCGCGGCGAGGGCCTGCGCGCCCGGTGCGTGACCTTGAAGCTGCGTTACTCGGATTTCAAGACGGTGACCCGCTCGCGCACGCTCACCGTCCCGGCCTGTGAAGACCACATCCTGTTCGCGACCGTTGTCGATCTATTCCGCAAACTGTTCACGCGGCGCACGCGCGTGCGGCTGATCGGTGTCGGGTTGACGTCGCTCACCCGTGAAGCACTCCAGCAGATGGACCTGTTCGACACGCCTGCGCGCAGTGCCGGCCGTGAAACGCTTTATGCGGGTATCGACCGCATCCGCACCAAGTACGGCTTCCGTTCCATCCTCCGCGCCACCAGTCATAATGAAGAGTAA
- the lexA gene encoding transcriptional repressor LexA: MYLTRRQKEIYQFIEHHIRQRGYAPSIMEIAKQFQLSSPATVHKHLSHLEAKGLIRRQQNQSRAIELVEDLTPRTPEYPLLGTIAAGRPLEVFEAKEMMSLLPSPEGKDLFVLQVRGQSMIDDHIQDGDYVIVERRSEAKNGETVVALVNNDSATLKRFYREQDHVRLQPANAAMPPIIVKDGDFQIQGVVVGVLRKF, translated from the coding sequence ATGTACCTCACCCGGCGACAGAAGGAAATCTACCAGTTCATCGAGCATCACATCCGCCAGCGCGGTTACGCGCCCAGCATCATGGAGATCGCCAAACAGTTCCAGTTGTCGTCGCCGGCGACGGTGCACAAGCACCTCAGTCACCTGGAAGCGAAAGGCCTCATCCGCCGCCAGCAGAACCAGAGCCGCGCCATCGAGCTGGTCGAGGACCTCACGCCGCGCACGCCGGAGTATCCGTTGCTCGGCACCATCGCCGCGGGCCGTCCGCTGGAGGTGTTCGAGGCGAAGGAGATGATGTCGCTCCTGCCCAGCCCGGAGGGGAAAGATTTGTTCGTCCTGCAGGTGCGGGGGCAGTCGATGATCGACGACCACATTCAGGACGGCGACTACGTTATCGTCGAGCGCCGCAGTGAGGCGAAGAACGGAGAGACGGTGGTGGCGCTGGTGAACAACGACTCGGCGACGCTGAAACGGTTTTACCGGGAGCAGGATCACGTGCGCCTGCAACCGGCCAACGCCGCCATGCCGCCGATCATAGTGAAAGACGGCGACTTCCAGATCCAGGGCGTGGTTGTCGGCGTCCTCCGTAAGTTTTAG
- a CDS encoding arsenate reductase ArsC — MGQKCKILFLCTGNSCRSQMAEGWARHLKGDAIEAHSAGVDPNGLNPLAVKAMREAGVDISGHASKHVDDVMSVPFDYVVTVCGHADATCPSFPGKAQVVHRGFDDPPKLAADAKIEEEAMAHYRRVRDEIKTYIQTLPESLHCP, encoded by the coding sequence ATGGGCCAGAAATGCAAAATCCTGTTTTTGTGCACCGGCAACTCGTGCCGGAGCCAGATGGCGGAGGGCTGGGCGCGCCACCTGAAAGGCGACGCCATCGAGGCCCATTCCGCCGGAGTGGACCCCAATGGCCTGAATCCGCTGGCGGTGAAAGCCATGCGGGAGGCGGGGGTGGACATCTCCGGCCACGCTTCCAAGCACGTCGATGACGTGATGTCCGTGCCTTTCGACTATGTCGTCACCGTGTGCGGTCATGCCGACGCCACGTGCCCGTCGTTTCCCGGCAAAGCCCAGGTGGTGCACCGCGGTTTCGACGATCCGCCGAAGCTTGCCGCCGATGCCAAAATCGAAGAAGAGGCGATGGCGCATTACCGCCGCGTGCGGGACGAGATCAAAACCTACATTCAAACCCTGCCGGAGAGCCTGCATTGCCCATAA
- a CDS encoding metallophosphoesterase, giving the protein MLRRFQPYRHCLLSYFLALIFSVTGIQPVAAHKEEQIKMVVVGDTGIGERAYRPGFDAVVSAMRKEGAMVLLHLGDFVYQDRLFPDTCPHRYINTIKQTLTAPFPVRVFVAGDNDLPPVKWKPKASGCWDQIAPMATPFDAFKGEPGPGPREGVMNLELALMVVLDAYDWKDPAPWLAPLIERARAKHQWVIVALHEPALTTAWYVEKKADGVETDQRAFARPRLRRQPAFLRAVLSTGCAG; this is encoded by the coding sequence ATGCTTCGCCGATTCCAACCGTACCGACATTGCCTTCTTTCGTACTTTCTCGCGCTGATTTTCAGTGTCACCGGCATCCAGCCCGTTGCCGCTCATAAAGAAGAACAGATCAAGATGGTGGTGGTGGGCGACACCGGTATCGGCGAACGCGCCTACCGTCCGGGCTTCGATGCCGTGGTCTCCGCCATGCGAAAGGAAGGCGCCATGGTCCTTTTGCACCTGGGCGACTTCGTTTACCAGGACCGGCTGTTTCCCGACACCTGCCCCCACCGTTACATCAATACGATCAAGCAGACCCTGACCGCCCCGTTTCCGGTGCGCGTGTTCGTCGCCGGGGACAACGACCTGCCGCCGGTCAAATGGAAACCGAAGGCTTCCGGTTGCTGGGACCAGATCGCGCCGATGGCCACGCCCTTCGATGCCTTTAAGGGCGAACCCGGCCCCGGTCCGCGGGAAGGCGTCATGAACCTCGAACTGGCCCTGATGGTGGTCCTTGATGCATACGACTGGAAGGACCCCGCGCCGTGGCTTGCGCCGCTGATCGAGAGAGCACGGGCGAAGCACCAGTGGGTGATCGTGGCGCTCCACGAACCGGCACTCACCACCGCGTGGTACGTGGAAAAAAAGGCAGACGGTGTTGAAACAGATCAACGCGCTTTCGCCCGACCTCGTCTTCGCCGGCAACCAGCATTCCTACGAGCGGTTTTATCCACTGGGTGTGCCGGATGA
- the glnD gene encoding [protein-PII] uridylyltransferase produces MVRDAAALGGNDRAVPSEPQSGSFMNEISIQFEFGADFAQLEAIPEDPRQRSAYFQRFKAFLNNSRDKIKAWHRSGAGGREVIQAHCGLIDETIKHVVLAIDGLGPFRDEILANRFALVAVGGYGRGELNPCSDIDLLFLLNRKMDRKLDAFIQEVISVLWGIGLEIGHSCRTLKECQSLARDDSTVRTSMIETRFLIGDRPLYGRLWDTVYKNVLKKHAQEYLDTTLRKFFSRPDGGEGVTSHPEPDIKNGPGGLRDYHVAMWAVAMCFDGASLSEMNRDDILDADELQTLKKSVNFLLRVRNELHYLTGRKADVLTRSIQMDLAHHLGYEGGGTVAVERFMRDYFRHATHIHTISEAVFHRCLESRPLIQKVITSFQQKKLGHGFFAYKSQLRVANHADDIFEKDRSLLLTAFTLCRDHKLEPGAHLKRLVRLNKHFLDEDFIRGRQAITFLFDLLRSNQAFPQLRQLHEAGVLGQLLPEFEESLFEVHYDFYHRYTSDEHALRMVRFLEELETSKETNLEKLKQVYTGLADRSILKLACLLQTFGNRPGDLDGGDQKSPLTEVAQRLQLTPKQQGTLHFLVKNKNMMNELAFHHDIHHPPTIRELGRLAGQPERLDLLLLMSYADLRAVAPETWTEWKNILLTELYHRTRNYLVRPESIDEKPKATRNAVYSLLADEFDRTVISDHMGTMPEDYFLTESSEDIADHIRLIQGMGERPFSLKATYHEKGGFYNLVVAGPSDIHLFKNLVGTLTAKATNILGAQIFAGNGGLTILIIQVSARNIRNAYDDMPAVWREVEGNVIRILERKVTLNELLRTRTRFHKRSGENEGIEPKIQIENFPEDRFTRVRIEARDHPGMLYKIVYTLAQFGIELHRAKIATRGGRGIDIFSVSLRGGKILFQPLIQRIKEQIIQSLLVEKLEELP; encoded by the coding sequence TTGGTACGTGACGCCGCCGCCCTGGGCGGCAACGACCGCGCCGTCCCATCCGAACCGCAATCCGGGTCTTTCATGAACGAGATTTCCATACAATTTGAATTCGGAGCGGATTTCGCCCAGTTGGAGGCGATTCCCGAAGACCCCCGTCAGCGCTCGGCGTACTTTCAGCGATTCAAGGCCTTCCTCAATAACAGCCGCGACAAGATCAAAGCCTGGCACCGCTCCGGCGCGGGCGGCCGCGAGGTGATCCAGGCACACTGCGGCCTGATCGACGAAACCATCAAGCACGTGGTGCTGGCCATCGACGGACTGGGACCGTTCCGGGACGAAATCCTGGCCAACCGCTTTGCGCTGGTGGCGGTAGGGGGTTACGGACGCGGCGAACTCAATCCCTGCTCAGACATCGACCTGTTGTTCCTCCTCAACAGGAAGATGGACAGGAAGCTCGATGCCTTCATCCAGGAGGTCATCTCCGTTCTGTGGGGCATCGGCCTGGAGATCGGCCACAGTTGCAGAACGCTCAAGGAATGCCAGTCCCTGGCACGGGACGATTCCACCGTTCGCACCTCCATGATCGAAACGCGGTTTCTCATCGGCGACCGGCCCCTGTACGGCAGGCTGTGGGACACTGTTTACAAAAACGTGCTCAAAAAGCACGCGCAGGAGTACCTGGACACCACGCTTCGCAAATTTTTCTCCCGCCCGGACGGCGGTGAAGGCGTCACCAGCCATCCGGAGCCGGATATCAAAAATGGTCCCGGCGGACTGCGCGACTACCACGTCGCCATGTGGGCGGTGGCGATGTGCTTCGACGGAGCGTCTCTGAGCGAGATGAACCGCGACGACATCCTGGACGCAGACGAGTTGCAGACGCTCAAGAAATCGGTCAACTTCCTCCTGCGGGTGCGCAACGAACTGCATTACCTGACGGGCAGGAAAGCCGACGTGCTGACGCGTTCCATCCAGATGGACCTCGCCCATCATCTGGGGTATGAAGGCGGCGGCACGGTGGCGGTGGAGCGGTTCATGCGCGACTACTTCCGCCACGCCACACACATCCACACCATTTCCGAAGCGGTGTTCCACCGGTGCCTTGAGTCGCGTCCCCTCATCCAGAAGGTGATCACCTCCTTCCAGCAGAAAAAGCTGGGCCACGGGTTTTTCGCCTACAAATCGCAACTGCGCGTGGCCAACCACGCCGACGATATTTTCGAAAAAGACCGCTCGCTTCTCCTCACTGCGTTCACCCTGTGCCGCGACCATAAATTGGAGCCTGGAGCTCATCTCAAACGCCTTGTCCGCCTGAACAAACATTTTTTGGACGAAGACTTTATCCGCGGTCGACAGGCCATCACGTTCCTGTTCGACCTGTTGCGGTCCAACCAGGCATTCCCTCAGTTAAGGCAACTGCACGAGGCGGGGGTGCTGGGTCAACTGCTCCCGGAATTCGAGGAGTCGCTGTTTGAGGTGCATTACGATTTCTATCACCGTTACACGAGCGACGAACACGCCCTTCGCATGGTGCGGTTTCTGGAAGAACTGGAAACCTCAAAGGAGACCAACCTGGAAAAACTCAAACAGGTTTATACCGGGCTTGCCGACCGCAGCATCCTGAAACTGGCGTGCCTGCTTCAGACCTTCGGCAACCGGCCGGGAGATCTGGATGGAGGCGATCAGAAAAGCCCGCTCACGGAAGTGGCCCAGCGCCTGCAATTGACCCCGAAACAACAGGGCACGCTGCATTTTCTGGTCAAGAACAAGAACATGATGAACGAGCTCGCGTTTCATCACGACATCCACCATCCCCCCACCATTCGCGAGCTGGGCAGGCTGGCAGGTCAGCCGGAACGGCTGGACCTTCTTCTTTTGATGAGCTATGCGGACCTGCGGGCGGTGGCGCCGGAGACGTGGACGGAATGGAAAAACATCCTGCTCACTGAGCTTTACCACCGCACCCGCAACTACCTGGTGCGACCGGAATCCATCGACGAAAAGCCCAAGGCCACGCGCAACGCCGTGTACAGCCTGCTGGCGGACGAGTTCGACCGAACCGTCATCAGCGACCATATGGGGACCATGCCGGAGGATTATTTCCTGACCGAGTCCTCGGAGGACATCGCCGACCACATCCGCCTCATCCAGGGCATGGGGGAGCGGCCTTTCAGCCTGAAGGCGACGTATCACGAGAAAGGCGGATTCTACAACCTGGTGGTGGCCGGGCCGAGCGACATCCACCTGTTCAAAAACCTGGTCGGTACCCTCACCGCCAAGGCGACGAATATTCTGGGAGCCCAGATTTTTGCCGGCAACGGCGGCCTGACCATCCTCATCATCCAGGTCAGCGCGCGTAATATCCGGAACGCGTACGACGACATGCCCGCCGTCTGGCGCGAGGTGGAGGGCAACGTGATCCGCATTCTGGAACGCAAGGTCACGCTCAACGAACTCCTGCGAACCCGCACGCGTTTCCACAAACGGAGCGGGGAAAACGAGGGCATCGAGCCCAAGATCCAGATCGAGAATTTTCCCGAGGATCGCTTCACCCGCGTTCGCATCGAGGCGCGCGACCACCCCGGCATGCTGTACAAGATCGTGTACACGCTGGCGCAGTTCGGCATCGAACTCCACCGGGCGAAGATCGCCACCCGCGGCGGACGCGGCATCGACATTTTTTCCGTGTCGCTGCGCGGCGGCAAAATCCTGTTCCAGCCGCTCATCCAGCGCATCAAGGAGCAGATCATCCAGAGCCTGCTGGTGGAAAAACTGGAGGAGCTGCCCTGA
- a CDS encoding GNAT family N-acetyltransferase: MEAFSKEDLPALQKLSEEAGWEHTQADWEAILESGYVCGERGKSGVPTACGALFDYGPALCALGMLLVTPSRQKQGVGQKIIEHLLDKREPKNKPAMLVAGSRLKAYYEKLGFREVERIHKLEAPPQTKPPVSTFSLQQSIQPLKEQDLMPVLSVDQQVVGADRSKLLRIRYRQTEKTLRITNPQGTLLGYAMGVKQDKQLLIGPIIAFNRFSAIDLLSALMAEHNGGPVRIDVSSRREDLVQTLLDAGFKELDTQPVMVKDAPSLPGKRDHLFALASQAWG; this comes from the coding sequence ATGGAGGCGTTTTCCAAAGAAGACCTGCCCGCACTCCAAAAGCTGTCTGAAGAAGCGGGCTGGGAACACACGCAAGCCGACTGGGAAGCCATCCTGGAATCCGGATACGTTTGCGGCGAGCGCGGTAAATCGGGCGTCCCCACCGCCTGCGGCGCGCTGTTCGATTACGGCCCCGCCTTGTGCGCTCTGGGCATGTTGCTGGTCACACCCTCCCGCCAGAAACAAGGCGTTGGCCAAAAAATCATCGAACACCTCCTCGACAAGCGCGAACCCAAAAACAAACCGGCCATGCTGGTGGCGGGAAGCCGCCTGAAGGCATATTACGAGAAGCTCGGCTTCCGCGAAGTGGAACGCATCCACAAACTGGAAGCCCCGCCCCAAACCAAACCGCCCGTCTCCACTTTCTCACTGCAGCAGAGCATCCAGCCGCTGAAGGAACAGGACCTCATGCCCGTGCTTTCGGTGGACCAGCAGGTGGTGGGCGCGGACCGGTCGAAACTGCTCCGCATCCGCTACCGGCAGACGGAAAAGACGCTCCGCATCACCAATCCGCAAGGAACCCTGCTGGGCTATGCGATGGGGGTGAAGCAGGACAAGCAGTTGCTCATTGGCCCGATCATCGCCTTCAACCGCTTTTCGGCGATCGACCTGCTCTCCGCGCTGATGGCGGAGCACAACGGCGGACCGGTACGCATCGATGTTTCCAGCCGCCGCGAGGACCTGGTGCAGACCCTGCTGGATGCGGGCTTCAAGGAACTCGACACCCAGCCGGTGATGGTGAAGGACGCCCCGTCGCTGCCCGGCAAACGCGACCACCTGTTCGCCCTCGCCTCCCAGGCGTGGGGGTAG
- a CDS encoding MTH1187 family thiamine-binding protein, translating to MILLEFSMSPMDKGESLSPYVSRSLDIVSKSGVPYRLTPMGTCLEGEWDEVMSVIQQCYEKMSSDCNRITCSIKIDYRKGKSGRLDSKIASVEKQLGREVNK from the coding sequence ATGATCCTTTTGGAATTCAGCATGTCGCCGATGGACAAGGGGGAGAGCCTGAGCCCCTACGTCAGCCGTTCTCTGGATATTGTTTCAAAAAGCGGGGTCCCCTACCGCCTGACCCCCATGGGCACCTGCCTGGAAGGCGAATGGGACGAGGTGATGAGCGTCATCCAGCAGTGCTACGAGAAGATGAGCTCCGACTGCAACCGCATCACCTGCTCGATCAAGATCGACTACCGCAAGGGCAAATCGGGACGGCTCGACTCGAAGATCGCCTCGGTCGAAAAACAACTCGGCCGCGAAGTGAACAAATAG